A window of Choloepus didactylus isolate mChoDid1 chromosome 21, mChoDid1.pri, whole genome shotgun sequence contains these coding sequences:
- the CHTF18 gene encoding chromosome transmission fidelity protein 18 homolog: MEDPAPELEPEPRGAEDDFHSRFAAELEVLAQLEAPPAKRPRLEAAQRPDFGPEETEEPLPPASRLLVTPLPSPERPEELRGDGPRDAGAGAELAWALPAARNPVLRRPPVLEDYVNVTSTGGQRAFLVLRADPTGTGVQSPLLGVPWRSCGRLDLLGVPFTSLREQVDSERRQRLLQEAQQLSDTLRSLRPASGEEARPVGAPEEEPEEAGGTGEPQHQLWVDEFAPRHYTELLSDDFTNRCLLKWLKLWDVVVFGRERPVRKPRPGTEQPRVGKEATATTKWKSHEQVLEEMLEAELDPSQRPRQKVVLLCGPPGLGKTTLAHVIPRHAGYSVVEMNASDDRSPEAFRRRIEAATQMESVLGAGGKPNCLVIDEIDGAPTTAINVLLSILERRGPQGAELGGPAVPGSTGRQRREGALLMRPVICICNDQFAPSLRQLKQQALLLHIPPTLPSRLVQRLLEISRKRGMQADAGVLAALCEKTDNDIRACINTLQFLHGQGRRELSLGLVRSTHVGLKDQRRGLFSVWQEVLQLPRARRRGVGRDPVWPAHALLGGDGDSGPHPTGEPPTTASQRFYHVLHVATSAGEHERVVQGLYDNFLRLRLRDPGLGAVCAALDWLAFDDLLACAAYHGQSFQLLRYPPFLPVAFHVLLASSHVPRLAFPSSQQEAQARLSRTQTLVQTLLSGTTPTARSRAAPQALVLDTLCLLLDILAPRLRPVSTQLYSAREKQQLAALVATMLAYSLSYRQERTPDGQYTYRLEPNVEDICRFPGLPARRPLTYQAKQLIAREIELEKMRRAEASARAGPQLDGDLTEGCGQEGVRPAPRNHEQRLEHIVRRAAFEEQPERDFFGRVVVRRAAPSPEDAAPKPAERRLGTAVGRSDVWFRFSEGVSNAVRRSLYVRDLL, translated from the exons GAGCCGCTGCCTCCCGCCTCCCGGCTGCTGGTCACGCCCCTGCCGAGCCCCGAGCGCCCCGAGGAGCTGCGGGGCGATGG GCCCCGGGACGCTGGTGCCGGCGCGGAGCTCGCCTGGGCCCTGCCGGCCGCCCGCAACCCCGTCCTGCGGCGGCCGCCGGTCCTGGAGGACTATGTCAACGTGACGTCCACGGGCGGCCAGCGGGCCTTCCTCGTGCTGCGGGCCGACCCCACGGGCACGGGGGTGCAG AGCCCCCTCCTCGGCGTCCCGTGGCGCAGCTGCGGCCGGCTGGACCTGCTGGGCGTGCCCTTCACCTCGCTGAGGGAGCAGGTGGACAGCGAG CGGCGGCAGCGGCTGCTGCAGGAGGCCCAGCAGCTCTCGGACACTCTCCGCAG CCTCAGGCCCGCATCGGGGGAGGAGGCCCGGCCCGTGGGGGCCCCCGAGGAGGAGCCGGAGGAAGCCGGCGGTACAGGCGAGCCTCAGCACCAGCTCTGGGTGGACGAGTTCGCGCCGCGGCACTACACGGAGCTGCTGAGTGACGAC TTCACCAACCGCTGCCTCCTCAAGTGGCTGAAGCTGTGGGACGTGGTGGTGTTTGGCCGTGAGAGGCCCGTCCGGAAGCCCAGGCCTGGCACGGAGCAGCCCCGGGTTGGCAAGGAGGCCACGGCCACCACCAAGTGGAAGAGCCACGAGCAGGTGCTGGAGGAGATGCTGGAGGCCGAGCTGGACCCGAGCCAGCGGCCCCGGCAGAAG GTGGTGCTGCTGTGTGGGCCTCCGGGGCTGGGCAAGACCACCCTGGCCCACGTGATCCCCCGGCACGCGGGTTACTCTGTGGTGGAGATGAACGCTAG TGACGACCGCAGCCCCGAGGCCTTCCGCAGGCGCATCGAGGCAGCCACGCAGATGGAGTCGGTGCTGGGTGCTGGCGGGAAACCTAACTGCCTGGTCATCGACGAGATCGACGGGGCCCCTACG ACCGCCATCAACGTTCTCCTGAGCATCCTGGAGCGCCGGGGCCCAcagggggcagagctggggggtCCAGCTGTGCCCGGGAGCACCGGGCGGCAGCGCCGGGAGGGGGCACTGCTGATGCGGCCCGTTATCTGCATCTGCAATGATCA GTTTGCGCCATCCCTGCGGCAGCTGAAGCAACAGGCCCTGCTGCTCCACATCCCCCCAACGCTGCCCTCACGACTGGTGCAGCGCCTCCTCGAG ATCTCTCGGAAGCGCGGGATGCAGGCCGACGCGGGCGTGCTCGCTGCCCTCTGTGAGAAGACGGACAACGACATCCGGGCCTGCATCAACACGCTGCAG TTCCTGCACGGGCAGGGCCGGCGGGAGCTGAGCCTCGGGCTGGTGCGGAGCACGCACGTCGGCCTCAAGGACCAGCGCCGGGGTCTCTTCTCCGTGTGGCAGGAGGTCCTGCAGCTGCCCCGGGCCCGGAG GCGAGGGGTGGGCCGGGACCCCGTGTGGCCTGCCCACGCACTACTGGGTGGGGACGGGGACTCAGGACCACACCCCACCGGGGAGCCCCCGACCACGGCCTCCCAGCGCTTCTACCACGTGCTGCACGTTGCCACCTCCGCGGGCGAGCACGAGAGGGTGGTCCAG GGCCTGTACGACAACTTCCTGCGGCTGCGGCTGCGGGACCCCGGCCTGGGCGCCGTGTGCGCCGCCCTCGACTGGCTGGCTTTCGACGACCTCCTGGCATGCGCTGCCTACCACGGCCAGAGCTTCCAGCTGCTGCGCTACCCGCCCTTCCTGCCCGTGGCCTTCCACGTGCTGCTCGCCTCCAGCCACGTGCCGCGCCTCGCCTTCCCCAGCAGCCAGCAGGAG gcccaggcccgCTTGAGCCGGACGCAGACCCTGGTGCAGACGCTGCTGTCGGGCACCACACCCACCGCCCGCAGCCGGGCTGCGCCCCAGGCGCTCGTCCTGGACACACTCTGTCTGCTGCTGGACATCCTCGCGCCCAGGCTGCGCCCC GTGAGCACGCAGCTGTACAGCGCCCGCGAGAAGCAGCAGCTGGCCGCACTCGTGGCCACCATGCTCGCCTACAGCCTCAGCTACCGGCAGGAGCGCACGCCCGACGGGCAGTACACCTACAGGCTGGAGCC GAACGTGGAGGACATCTGCCGCTTCCCCGGGCTGCCAGCCCGCAGGCCGCTCACCTACCAGGCCAAGCAGCTCATCGCCCGTGAGATCGAGCTGGAGAAGATGCGGAGGGCAGAGGCCTCGGCCCGGGCGGGCCCCCAG CTGGACGGGGACCTGACAGAGGGCTGTGGGCAGGAAGGGGTGCGTCCTGCCCCCCGCAACCACGAGCAGCGGCTGGAGCACATCGTGAGGAGAGCAGCTTTCGAGGAGCAG ccgGAGAGAGACTTCTTTGGGCGGGTGGTCGTCAGGAGAGCTGCCCCGAGCCCAG AGGATGCAGCCCCCAAGCCGGCGGAGCGGCGCCTGGGCACGGCCGTGGGCAGGAGCGACGTGTGGTTCCGCTTCAGCGAGGGTGTCTCCAACGCCGTGCGCCGCAGCCTGTACGTCAGGGACCTGCTGTAG
- the GNG13 gene encoding guanine nucleotide-binding protein G(I)/G(S)/G(O) subunit gamma-13 — MEEWDVPQMKKEVESLKYQLAFKREMSSKTIPELLKWIEDGIPKDPFLNPDLMKSNPWVEKGKCAIL; from the exons ATGGAGGAGTGGGACGTGCCCCAGATGAAGAAGGAGGTGGAGAGCCTCAAGTACCAGCTGGCCTTCAAGCGGGAAATGTCATCCAAGACCATCCCCGA gctccTCAAGTGGATCGAGGATGGGATCCCCAAAGACCCGTTCCTGAACCCCGACCTCATGAAGAGCAACCCGTGGGTGGAGAAGGGCAAATGCGCCATCCTGTGA
- the LOC119517440 gene encoding guanine nucleotide-binding protein G(I)/G(S)/G(O) subunit gamma-13: protein MEEWDVPQMKKEVESLKYQLAFKREMSSKTIPELLKWIEDGIPKDPFLNPDLMKSNPWVEKGKCAIL, encoded by the exons ATGGAGGAGTGGGACGTGCCCCAGATGAAGAAGGAGGTGGAGAGCCTCAAGTACCAGCTGGCCTTCAAGCGGGAAATGTCATCCAAGACCATCCCCGA gctccTCAAGTGGATCGAGGATGGGATTCCCAAAGACCCATTCCTGAACCCCGACCTCATGAAGAGCAACCCGTGGGTGGAGAAGGGCAAATGCGCCATCCTGTGA